The Harmonia axyridis chromosome 3, icHarAxyr1.1, whole genome shotgun sequence nucleotide sequence aaataaataaaataaaaataaatgtgttATGTGTATCATCTGTTCCCTAATTGGTTTTCCCCTCATGATACTTTCCTTGTTGTATTTTGTGTGCATGAGGGAACCCTTCCCTACCTTCACATGCGCCACGGAAACCTTGcattaaaaattataataaaaaaaaaaaaaaaaaaaaaaaaaaaaaaaaaaaaaaaaaaaaaaaaaaaaaaaaaagggagagAGAGATAAATGTAACGTGAGAAAGTTGATCTCCAATAATAGCTCAGTATTTAACACCTTGAATTGGGGccaatatttttggaatttagAAAACTTGAACCCCACTCGATGGTCCAAATTGTTCGATGTGTAGATGGTGACAAACCCAGCACATAGTAAAggattgaagaagaagaagaaaaataaataagatacTGTCAAAAGGTTAAAACCTAATCTAAATAATTCAATATCGTTTCAAAGCAGACTGCTTGAAATGCAATAAATGCAAGATTTTAATTAATATCttttgtgaaaattcacttTTCCACATGGATAAATTAACATTAATATCAGGAACTTTGTTCATGGCAGCTGATATATTTGCCATAGTAAGTTTGGCTTTGCCAGATTGGATAATTACTGATGTTGGTGGTGATACACAATTGGGACTAATGTGGACATGTATGACTTTGTATAACAGACCTCAAATATGCTTCACTCCTGACCTTCAGCCTGAATGGTTACTTGCTCTTGTTTGTATATTTGTCGGATGTATATGTATAACAACAACAATAATCTTACTTGTTTCTTCTCATTGGGACAGAAATGTACTACCATATGCAAGGTGGGTTGGTTTTACTGCAATGGTATTGTTTTGTTTAGCAGCTGTTATATTTCCAATGGGTTTTCATGTTGATGAGATAGGGGGACAGCCCTATCAACTTCCTAATAGCCACCAAGTTGGAATTTCATATATAATATTTGTATTAGCATTATGGGTAACTGTTATATCAGAATTGTTTGCAGGAAAGGTTTGTTTACCTcacttttgaaatgtttttttttatttagattTGTATATCTATGACAGTCTTCTgtgataataatttcaatttgttaATATTCTACAAAATCATAATTCATAGTTTATAACGTTATAAAATAATCACAGAGTCTATTCCAAATTTACTCAGATTTAGTTTTGGGTTAAGGTGCTTGTATTGCTGTTTTTACCTTAAGATATAATAATCGAAGTTCCATGTGAATAAtgcttcaaatttaaaatctaatttgattaattttttgtatGGAATAAACTTTAATTTacatttaaattaaaaaaataatgcaTCACTGTTGATAAGTTTGGTAATATAAAAGCTCACACTTTACctgaataaaatattaaaaaacaaaACCCTTTGATATATacataaattattaaaaaaatttttaatgagcATACTCATCAAccaatttttggtttttttaatgcatcatcaatgaaaaaagttttcaggGAATTGCTTGTAGTAACAATTCGGGCTAGAAACTATGACCCTAACAAAAAAGAGTATGAAAAAAAAGGGTGTGTGCCAAAGAGCCATGGAGAGTGCTATGATGGGCGTAACTCTGAAAGATAAAATCTCCAACAAAATCATTTGGGAGAGGACAAAAGTAAAAGATATCACAAAGCAGATAGCAAAGTTGAAGTGGCAGTGGGCTGGACATGTTGCACGCCAGAATCCGAATAGATGGACATTGAAAATAACTCAATGGAGACTACGCATGAGTAAAAGAAGCATTGGGAGACCAATTAAGAGATGGCGAGATGACATCAAGGAGATCTCAGAAAATCAGTGGATGAAGAAAGCACGGGATAGGAAAACATGGAAGAGTTTAGAAGAGGCCTATATCCAACATTGGATGTCAAACGGctgaagagagagagagagagagaacaATTCATTCACGCAACAATGTTTCAAGAAGTATTTCTTCTCTTCTTCAGGCTtataaatattcaatcaaaaatcCTTTGAAGCATTCAAATTCAGAGAAGAAAtactatttttgaaatattcctaTGGGAATTAATTGTTAATACCAGCAGTTCCTTATGACTGaaaacattaataataatacattGAACATGTAGTAATCACATTTTGTTGAATTTCCCATAAATAAGTAATGAATATCATGAAATGTGTATTATTCTTTGCCCAGTTTGGAAGTTGGATTTATGAGTTTggtaagaaaaattaaaaagcgAATTTTTAATTTAAGTAGTATCTTCTGAAAGAACTTTGTAGTATTATGTTCAATTTAAATACccattttcaaattgttgaGTGCAAGTAATGCAATGTATATCAAAGTAAATGTATAATATCTCCATTGCCTGCAATTTGAACATATTCTTAGGATTTGTTTTGGAAATTATCCCCAATTAGCTGTGATAAAGAATTTTTTATGTAGAATGAtgtattgaaatataaatttcccattatgaattttttttatcaacccATAATACATGATGCCATGAAATagttcatattgagaaatattcaGGTCATGAGGGATTAAACGCGGGAATCTCGAATCaatacaattttattatttcttaaatTACCATTTGGAGCTTAGTTCGCTCATTCAACAACTTTATAACATTTTAACACTAATCTTTTGTTCCTCTTTGAAGTAAAACTAATTATTAATACTGCCAATTTACAATagtttatttttaaataataaaacaatattttagatgtatatataaaatt carries:
- the LOC123677089 gene encoding uncharacterized protein C16orf52 homolog A, whose amino-acid sequence is MDKLTLISGTLFMAADIFAIVSLALPDWIITDVGGDTQLGLMWTCMTLYNRPQICFTPDLQPEWLLALVCIFVGCICITTTIILLVSSHWDRNVLPYARWVGFTAMVLFCLAAVIFPMGFHVDEIGGQPYQLPNSHQVGISYIIFVLALWVTVISELFAGKVCLPHF